In Oncorhynchus mykiss isolate Arlee chromosome 1, USDA_OmykA_1.1, whole genome shotgun sequence, the following proteins share a genomic window:
- the LOC110529439 gene encoding carbohydrate sulfotransferase 15 isoform X3 encodes MGFTERGQETLSVSNTKITTRRRTRSAETLTIVNPSSTLPHNLSSTKDYTNIKLLVKCITSKLEFSPRKLPLLKDVVNTDSHLFSVIPRQFLPNTKSPCWYEELSGKTKVDPYSKNLYAVRSKSFRTVCDYLRKHFQEHLYHSDDNKQYRLRCLPYFYIIGQPKCGTTDLFHRLLLHPEVKFTTMKEPHWWTRKRFGIIHLKDGLLERFPVEDYLDLFELAAYHIQEGILGNTSGDHSQRHIITGEASASTMWDNQAWSYLHDYRADGEPPFLAQDFIHAVQPNAKIIVMLRDPVERLYSDYLYFNMANKSVEDFDLRVSESLQLFEACLAENSVRSCVYNTTLSNAMTVRLNLGLYSVFLLDWLTVFHRDQILVLQLEDYAANLRLTIRKVFDFLNGLYLSRRRQLSPRGPCPTHGEQQTGAWAPCCPAPGTSSGSSTSHSTTNWPQSWTTRSSTGQRHKEWLHLRWIQTRGISTVLNPPWSFESYEMNCQVG; translated from the exons ATGGGTtttacagagagaggacaggagacccTCTCCGTCAGCAACACCAAGATCACGACCAGGAGAAGAACACGTTCAGCTGAGACCTT GACTATAGTCAACCCAAGCAGCACCCTCCCCCATAACCTGTCTTCTACCAAGGACTATACCAACATTAAGCTCCTGGTGAAGTGCATTACATCTAAGCTTGAGTTCAGCCCAAGGAAGCTGCCTCTTCTGAAGGACGTTGTCAATACGGACTCTCAT TTGTTTTCCGTTATTCCTCGTCAGTTCCTACCCAATACCAAGAGTCCATGCTGGTATGAGGAGCTCTCTGGGAAAACCAAAGTGGATCCTTACAGTAAAAACCTGTATGCAGTTCGCTCTAAGAGTTTCCGGACTGTCTGTGACTACCTAAGGAAACATTTCCAGGAACACTTGTACCACAGTGACGACAACAAGCAATACCGCCTGCGCTGTCTGCCATATTTCTACATCATTGGCCAGCCCAAATGTGGCACAACGGACCTGTTTCACCGACTGCTGCTACACCCGGAGGTCAAGTTCACCACCATGAAAGAGCCCCACTGGTGGACGCGGAAAAGGTTTG GTATCATCCATCTTAAAGATGGCCTCCTAGAACGCTTCCCTGTGGAGGATTACCTGGACCTGTTTGAACTGGCTGCCTACCACATCCAGGAGGGAATACTGGGGAATACCTCTGGAGACCACAGCCAGCGACACATTATTACAG GTGAAGCAAGCGCATCCACAATGTGGGACAACCAAGCCTGGAGCTATCTCCATGACTACCGGGCAGATGGGGAGCCTCCTTTCCTGGCCCAGGACTTCATCCACGCAGTTCAGCCCAATGCTAAAATCATTGTCATGCTCAGAGACCCAGTAGAGAG GTTATATTCAGACTACCTGTACTTCAACATGGCTAACAAGTCTGTGGAGGACTTTGACCTGAGGGTCTCAGAATCCCTACAGCTGTTTGAGGCTTGTTTAGCAGAAAACTCTGTGCGTTCCTGTGTCTACAACACAACCCTCTCCAATGCCATGACG GTCAGACTGAACCTAGGACTGTATAGTGTCTTCCTGCTGGACTGGTTGACTGTCTTCCATAGAGATCAGATCCTAGTTCTGCAGTTAGAAGATTACGCTGCCAATCTGAGACTCACCATACGTAAAGTCTTTGACTTCCTAAAT GGCCTTTATCTGAGCAGACGGAGGCAGCTCTCACCAAGAGGCCCATGTCCAACACACGGAGAGCAGCAGACAGGAGCCTGGGCCCCATGCTGCCCAGCACCAGGGACCTCCTCAGGGAGTTCCACCAGCCATTCAACCACAAACTGGCCACAATCCTGGACAACAAGGTCTTCCACTGGACAGAGACATAAGGAATGGCTCCACCTCAGATGGATACAGACCCGAGGAATAAGTACTGTACTAAATCCCCCATGGTCATTTGAGTCCTATGAGATGAACTGTCAAGTGGGATAA
- the LOC110529439 gene encoding carbohydrate sulfotransferase 15 isoform X1, translated as MPCLDDGDNSRRGLPSVLELRRVPLWSLGPLRSVRKVKVISFLLGLTLTFLIMASYILTWDKKGLMLTMSPFHLRTIVNPSSTLPHNLSSTKDYTNIKLLVKCITSKLEFSPRKLPLLKDVVNTDSHLFSVIPRQFLPNTKSPCWYEELSGKTKVDPYSKNLYAVRSKSFRTVCDYLRKHFQEHLYHSDDNKQYRLRCLPYFYIIGQPKCGTTDLFHRLLLHPEVKFTTMKEPHWWTRKRFGIIHLKDGLLERFPVEDYLDLFELAAYHIQEGILGNTSGDHSQRHIITGEASASTMWDNQAWSYLHDYRADGEPPFLAQDFIHAVQPNAKIIVMLRDPVERLYSDYLYFNMANKSVEDFDLRVSESLQLFEACLAENSVRSCVYNTTLSNAMTVRLNLGLYSVFLLDWLTVFHRDQILVLQLEDYAANLRLTIRKVFDFLNGLYLSRRRQLSPRGPCPTHGEQQTGAWAPCCPAPGTSSGSSTSHSTTNWPQSWTTRSSTGQRHKEWLHLRWIQTRGISTVLNPPWSFESYEMNCQVG; from the exons ATGCCCTGTTTGGACGATGGGGATAACAGCCGCAGAGGCCTGCCCAGTGTCCTAGAGTTGAGGCGGGTTCCTCTATGGTCATTGGGGCCCCTGAGGAGTGTCAGAAAGGTCAAGGTTATCAGCTTCCTGCTAGGATTGACGTTGACCTTCCTCATCATGGCTTCTTACATCTTAACCTGGGATAAAAAGGGTCTGATGCTGACAATGTCACCGTTCCACCTCAGGACTATAGTCAACCCAAGCAGCACCCTCCCCCATAACCTGTCTTCTACCAAGGACTATACCAACATTAAGCTCCTGGTGAAGTGCATTACATCTAAGCTTGAGTTCAGCCCAAGGAAGCTGCCTCTTCTGAAGGACGTTGTCAATACGGACTCTCAT TTGTTTTCCGTTATTCCTCGTCAGTTCCTACCCAATACCAAGAGTCCATGCTGGTATGAGGAGCTCTCTGGGAAAACCAAAGTGGATCCTTACAGTAAAAACCTGTATGCAGTTCGCTCTAAGAGTTTCCGGACTGTCTGTGACTACCTAAGGAAACATTTCCAGGAACACTTGTACCACAGTGACGACAACAAGCAATACCGCCTGCGCTGTCTGCCATATTTCTACATCATTGGCCAGCCCAAATGTGGCACAACGGACCTGTTTCACCGACTGCTGCTACACCCGGAGGTCAAGTTCACCACCATGAAAGAGCCCCACTGGTGGACGCGGAAAAGGTTTG GTATCATCCATCTTAAAGATGGCCTCCTAGAACGCTTCCCTGTGGAGGATTACCTGGACCTGTTTGAACTGGCTGCCTACCACATCCAGGAGGGAATACTGGGGAATACCTCTGGAGACCACAGCCAGCGACACATTATTACAG GTGAAGCAAGCGCATCCACAATGTGGGACAACCAAGCCTGGAGCTATCTCCATGACTACCGGGCAGATGGGGAGCCTCCTTTCCTGGCCCAGGACTTCATCCACGCAGTTCAGCCCAATGCTAAAATCATTGTCATGCTCAGAGACCCAGTAGAGAG GTTATATTCAGACTACCTGTACTTCAACATGGCTAACAAGTCTGTGGAGGACTTTGACCTGAGGGTCTCAGAATCCCTACAGCTGTTTGAGGCTTGTTTAGCAGAAAACTCTGTGCGTTCCTGTGTCTACAACACAACCCTCTCCAATGCCATGACG GTCAGACTGAACCTAGGACTGTATAGTGTCTTCCTGCTGGACTGGTTGACTGTCTTCCATAGAGATCAGATCCTAGTTCTGCAGTTAGAAGATTACGCTGCCAATCTGAGACTCACCATACGTAAAGTCTTTGACTTCCTAAAT GGCCTTTATCTGAGCAGACGGAGGCAGCTCTCACCAAGAGGCCCATGTCCAACACACGGAGAGCAGCAGACAGGAGCCTGGGCCCCATGCTGCCCAGCACCAGGGACCTCCTCAGGGAGTTCCACCAGCCATTCAACCACAAACTGGCCACAATCCTGGACAACAAGGTCTTCCACTGGACAGAGACATAAGGAATGGCTCCACCTCAGATGGATACAGACCCGAGGAATAAGTACTGTACTAAATCCCCCATGGTCATTTGAGTCCTATGAGATGAACTGTCAAGTGGGATAA
- the LOC110529439 gene encoding carbohydrate sulfotransferase 15 isoform X2: MPCLDDGDNSRRGLPSVLELRRVPLWSLGPLRSVRKVKVISFLLGLTLTFLIMASYILTWDKKGLMLTMSPFHLRTIVNPSSTLPHNLSSTKDYTNIKLLVKCITSKLEFSPRKLPLLKDVVNTDSHLFSVIPRQFLPNTKSPCWYEELSGKTKVDPYSKNLYAVRSKSFRTVCDYLRKHFQEHLYHSDDNKQYRLRCLPYFYIIGQPKCGTTDLFHRLLLHPEVKFTTMKEPHWWTRKRFGIIHLKDGLLERFPVEDYLDLFELAAYHIQEGILGNTSGDHSQRHIITGEASASTMWDNQAWSYLHDYRADGEPPFLAQDFIHAVQPNAKIIVMLRDPVERLYSDYLYFNMANKSVEDFDLRVSESLQLFEACLAENSVRSCVYNTTLSNAMTVRLNLGLYSVFLLDWLTVFHRDQILVLQLEDYAANLRLTIRKVFDFLNVGPLSEQTEAALTKRPMSNTRRAADRSLGPMLPSTRDLLREFHQPFNHKLATILDNKVFHWTET, encoded by the exons ATGCCCTGTTTGGACGATGGGGATAACAGCCGCAGAGGCCTGCCCAGTGTCCTAGAGTTGAGGCGGGTTCCTCTATGGTCATTGGGGCCCCTGAGGAGTGTCAGAAAGGTCAAGGTTATCAGCTTCCTGCTAGGATTGACGTTGACCTTCCTCATCATGGCTTCTTACATCTTAACCTGGGATAAAAAGGGTCTGATGCTGACAATGTCACCGTTCCACCTCAGGACTATAGTCAACCCAAGCAGCACCCTCCCCCATAACCTGTCTTCTACCAAGGACTATACCAACATTAAGCTCCTGGTGAAGTGCATTACATCTAAGCTTGAGTTCAGCCCAAGGAAGCTGCCTCTTCTGAAGGACGTTGTCAATACGGACTCTCAT TTGTTTTCCGTTATTCCTCGTCAGTTCCTACCCAATACCAAGAGTCCATGCTGGTATGAGGAGCTCTCTGGGAAAACCAAAGTGGATCCTTACAGTAAAAACCTGTATGCAGTTCGCTCTAAGAGTTTCCGGACTGTCTGTGACTACCTAAGGAAACATTTCCAGGAACACTTGTACCACAGTGACGACAACAAGCAATACCGCCTGCGCTGTCTGCCATATTTCTACATCATTGGCCAGCCCAAATGTGGCACAACGGACCTGTTTCACCGACTGCTGCTACACCCGGAGGTCAAGTTCACCACCATGAAAGAGCCCCACTGGTGGACGCGGAAAAGGTTTG GTATCATCCATCTTAAAGATGGCCTCCTAGAACGCTTCCCTGTGGAGGATTACCTGGACCTGTTTGAACTGGCTGCCTACCACATCCAGGAGGGAATACTGGGGAATACCTCTGGAGACCACAGCCAGCGACACATTATTACAG GTGAAGCAAGCGCATCCACAATGTGGGACAACCAAGCCTGGAGCTATCTCCATGACTACCGGGCAGATGGGGAGCCTCCTTTCCTGGCCCAGGACTTCATCCACGCAGTTCAGCCCAATGCTAAAATCATTGTCATGCTCAGAGACCCAGTAGAGAG GTTATATTCAGACTACCTGTACTTCAACATGGCTAACAAGTCTGTGGAGGACTTTGACCTGAGGGTCTCAGAATCCCTACAGCTGTTTGAGGCTTGTTTAGCAGAAAACTCTGTGCGTTCCTGTGTCTACAACACAACCCTCTCCAATGCCATGACG GTCAGACTGAACCTAGGACTGTATAGTGTCTTCCTGCTGGACTGGTTGACTGTCTTCCATAGAGATCAGATCCTAGTTCTGCAGTTAGAAGATTACGCTGCCAATCTGAGACTCACCATACGTAAAGTCTTTGACTTCCTAAATGTGG GGCCTTTATCTGAGCAGACGGAGGCAGCTCTCACCAAGAGGCCCATGTCCAACACACGGAGAGCAGCAGACAGGAGCCTGGGCCCCATGCTGCCCAGCACCAGGGACCTCCTCAGGGAGTTCCACCAGCCATTCAACCACAAACTGGCCACAATCCTGGACAACAAGGTCTTCCACTGGACAGAGACATAA